A single region of the Triticum dicoccoides isolate Atlit2015 ecotype Zavitan chromosome 2B, WEW_v2.0, whole genome shotgun sequence genome encodes:
- the LOC119364032 gene encoding 40S ribosomal protein S8-like: MGISRDSMHKRRATGGKQKAWRKKRKYELGRQPANTKLSSNNTVRRVRVRGGNVKWRALRLDTGNFSWGSEAVTRKTRLLDVVYNSSNNELVRTQTLVKNAIVQVDAAPFKQWYLTHYGVEIGRKKKAAAAAKKDAAEGQESEVAAAATEEAKKSNNVQRKLEKRQQGRTLDSHIEEQFSGGRLLACISSRPGQCGRADGYILEGKELEFYMRKLQKKKGKGATA; encoded by the exons ATGG GTATCTCGCGTGACTCCATGCACAAGCGCCGGGCCACCGGTGGGAAGCAGAAGGCGTGGAGGAAGAAGCGAAA GTATGAGCTCGGCCGCCAGCCAGCCAACACTAAGCTTTCGAGCAACAATACAGTGAGGAGGGTCCGTGTTCGTGGAGGTAACGTGAAGTGGAGGGCTCTCCGTCTGGACACTGGTAACTTCTCATGGGGTAGTGAGGCGGTGACCCGCAAGACCCGTCTCCTGGATGTGGTTTACAATTCGTCAAACAATGAGCTTGTGAGGACTCAGACCCTTGTCAAGAATGCcattgtgcaagttgatgctgccCCTTTCAAGCAGTGGTACCTGACTCATTATGGAGTGGAAATCGGTAGGAAGAAGAAAGCTGCTGCAGCTGCCAAGAAGGATGCTGCTGAG GGACAAGAGTCTGAGGTTGCTGCTGCTGCCACAGAGGAAGCAAAGAAGAGCAACAATGTCCAGAGGAAGCTTGAGAAGCGCCAGCAGGGACGTACACTGGACTCTCACATTGAGGAGCAGTTCAGCGGTGGAAGGCTGCTGGCCTGCATTTCGTCTCGCCCTGGACAGTGTGGCAGAGCTGATGG GTACATCCTGGAGGGCAAGGAGCTGGAGTTCTACATGAGGAAGCTccagaagaagaagggcaagggtgcCACAGCTTAG